The Prionailurus viverrinus isolate Anna chromosome B4, UM_Priviv_1.0, whole genome shotgun sequence genome has a window encoding:
- the RPAP3 gene encoding RNA polymerase II-associated protein 3, protein MTSTNKAIELQLQVKQNAEELQDFMRDLENWEKDIKQKDMELRRQNGVPEENLPPIRNGNFRKKKKGKPKESSKKTKDENTKNRIKSYDYEAWAKLDVDSILDELDKEESTHDSVSQESESEEDGIHVDSQKALTLKEKGNKYFKQGKYDEAIECYTKGMDADPYNPVLPTNRASAYFRLKKFAVAESDCNLAIALNRSYTKAYTRRGAARFALQKLEDAKKDYEKVLELEPNNFEATNELRKINQALASKENSSPKGADTMIKTTEEEKKQIEQQQNKQQAISQKDLGNGFFKEGKYERAIECYTRGIAADGTNALLPANRAMAYLKIQKYEEAEKDCTQAILLDGSYSKAFARRGTARTFLGKLNDAKQDFETVLLLEPGNKQAVTELSKIKKDLIEKGHWDDVFLDSAQRQNVIKPVDNPSHLGSTKPLKKVIIEETGNLVQTIDVPDTAANNITLANGIASAGATSKKNSSQDDLLPTSDIPKAKVLKIEEISDTSVRPPQVNLKQDVCQSFSEKTSIQIDRAPAQFITTVLPPVPANSFQLESDFRQLKNSPDLLYRYVKKIEPSMYPKLFQKNLDPDVFNQIIKILHDFYIEKEEPSLIFEILQRLSELKRFDMAVMFMSEPEKKIARVLFNHIDKSGLKDKSVEELKKRYGG, encoded by the exons ATGACTTCGACAAATAAAGCAATTGAATTACAACTACAAGTgaaacaaaatgcagaagaatTACAAGACTTTATGAGAGATTTAGAAAACTGGGAAAAGGATATTAAGCAGAAGGATATGGAACTAAGAAGACAGAATGGTGTTCCTGAAGAG AATTTACCTCCTATTCGAAATGGGaattttaggaaaaagaagaaaggcaaacCTAAAGAGTCTTCTAAAAAAAccaaagatgaaaacacaaaaaacaggATAAAATCTTATGATTATGAAGCGTGGGCAAAACTTGATGTG GACAGCATCCTTGATGAGCTTGATAAAGAAGAGAGTACccatgattctgtgtctcaggaATCAGAGTCAGAAGAAGATGGGATTCATGTAGATTCACAAAAGGCTCTTACTCTAAAAGAAAAG GGCAATAAATACTTCAAACAAGGAAAATATGATGAAGCAATTGAATGCTACACCAAAGGCATGGATGCTGATCCGTATAATCCTGTGTTGCCAACAAACAGAGCGTCAGCATACTTTAGGTTGAAAAA ATTTGCTGTTGCTGAGTCTGATTGTAATTTAGCAATTGCCTTGAATAGAAGTTACACCAAGGCTTATACAAGACGAGGTGCTGCTCGATTTGCTTTGCAAAAGTTAGAGGATGCCAAAAAAG ATTATGAAAAAGTATTAGAACTAGAACCAAATAACTTTGAAGCAACGAATGAACTCAGGAAAATTAATCAG GCTTTAGCATCCAAAGAAAATTCATCCCCAAAGGGAGCTGATACAATGATTAAGACaactgaagaagagaaaaagcaaattgaACAGCAACAGAATAAGCAGCAGGCCATTTCACAGAAAGATCTG GGGAATGGATTTTTCAAAGAGGGGAAATATGAAAGGGCAATTGAATGCTACACTCGGGGAATAGCAGCAGATGGCACTAATGCCCTTCTTCCGGCTAACAGAGCAATGGCCTATCTGAAGATTCAGAA ATATGAAGAAGCTGAAAAAGACTGCACACAAGCTATTTTATTAGACGGCTCATACTCTAAAGCTTTTGCCAGGAGAGGAACGGCAAGAACATTTTTGGGAAAGTTAAATGATGCCAAACAAG ATTTTGAAACTGTTTTACTTCTGGAACCTGGGAATAAGCAAGCAGTAACTgaactttccaaaattaaaaag gaCTTAATTGAGAAAGGACACTGGGATGATGTTTTTCTCGATTCTGCACAAAGGCAAAATGTGATAAAACCTGTTGATAATCCATCTCATCTTGGGTCAACT aaaCCACTCAAGAAGGTTATTATTGAAGAAACTGGTAATTTGGTACAGACTATTGATGTGCCAGATACTGCTGCTAATAACATTACTCTGGCAAATGGGATAGCAAGTGCAGGCGCTACAAGTAAGAAAAATTCAAGCCAAGATGACCTTTTGCCCACAAGTGATATTCCAAAAGCAAAAGTactgaaaatagaagaaatcagTGATACTTCAGTCCGGCC ACCCCAAGTCAACCTGAAACAGGATGTATGTCAGTCTTTCAGTGAGAAGACTTCTATACAGATAGACAGAGCACCTGCTCAGTTTATCACTACTGTTCTTCCTCCTGTTCCTGCAAACTCGTTTCAGCTTGAATCTGATTTCAGACAACTTAAAAATTCCCCAGATCTGTTGTATCGGTATGTGAAG AAAATTGAACCATCCATGTATCCTAAGTTGTTTCAGAAGAATCTAGATCCAGATGTATTCAACCAAATCATTAAAATTCTGCATGACTTTTACATTGA GAAAGAAGAGCCATCACTCATCTTTGAAATCTTACAGAGACTTTCTGAACTAAAAAGGTTTGATATGGCAGTGATGTTTATGTCAGAACCTGAGAAAAAAA ttgcACGTGTGTTGTTCAATCACATAGACAAATCAGGATTGAAGGATAAGTCTGTTGAAGAACTTAAGAAAAGATATGGTGGCTGA